Proteins encoded within one genomic window of Cyanobacteriota bacterium:
- the dapB gene encoding 4-hydroxy-tetrahydrodipicolinate reductase, whose translation MASQYPIPVVVVGAAGKMGREVVKAVSQTKDMTLAGAVDRNPAVQGQDAGELAGCGTLEIPITNELEPMLAMTFQERQPGVMVDFTHPDSVYDNVRSAIAYGIRPVVGTTGLSPEQIRDLAEFADKASTGCVVIPNFSIGMVLLQQAAIQASRYFDHVEIIELHHNQKADAPSGTALQTAQLLAELGKTYNPPLVKETEKLVGARGAQAEENIRIHSVRLPGLIAHQEVIFGAAGQIYTLRHDTSDRACYMPGVLLAIRKVLELKTLVYGLEKLL comes from the coding sequence ATGGCTAGTCAATACCCGATTCCAGTGGTGGTTGTGGGCGCAGCCGGTAAAATGGGGCGGGAAGTTGTTAAGGCAGTTTCTCAAACAAAGGATATGACCTTGGCAGGGGCGGTCGATCGTAATCCAGCCGTTCAAGGTCAAGATGCGGGTGAATTAGCAGGCTGCGGCACGTTGGAAATCCCAATCACCAATGAACTAGAGCCAATGCTAGCAATGACTTTTCAGGAGCGGCAACCGGGCGTTATGGTGGATTTTACCCATCCAGACAGTGTGTATGACAATGTGCGATCGGCCATTGCCTATGGTATTCGTCCGGTGGTTGGTACTACAGGCTTGAGTCCAGAGCAAATTCGTGACCTAGCTGAATTTGCTGACAAAGCAAGTACTGGATGTGTTGTAATCCCCAACTTTTCCATTGGGATGGTGTTACTGCAACAGGCAGCAATTCAAGCATCTCGCTACTTTGATCATGTAGAGATTATTGAACTACACCACAACCAAAAAGCTGATGCTCCCAGTGGCACAGCCCTGCAAACGGCGCAGCTATTGGCTGAGCTGGGCAAAACCTACAACCCGCCTTTGGTCAAGGAAACGGAGAAGCTAGTGGGTGCAAGAGGAGCGCAAGCTGAGGAAAATATTCGTATCCACAGTGTGCGACTACCGGGGTTAATTGCCCACCAGGAAGTCATTTTTGGGGCGGCTGGGCAGATCTATACGCTACGTCACGACACGAGCGATCGTGCTTGTTATATGCCTGGCGTACTATTAGCAATCCGTAAGGTTCTAGAGCTAAAAACGTTAGTCTATGGACTGGAAAAGTTACTATAG